TTAAACAACCTCATTTTCACAAGTGACGCAGTGACCCGAAACACTTGAAAGTGGCCACGGTATCTTGAAATGAAAGTACAGGCAACCACGCAGATCAGGGGAGTAAGTGAACTATTTGCCAGTCACActataaaaataacattcacTGAGCTCAAACATTCTTCTCCCAGTGTTCACAGtactttttaaattgtattttacaTGTCACACGTTGACCtgattcactgtgtttttaattagaTCCTTTTGAACTTTAACATtttcccacaaaaacaaaaaaaaacttattgGACCTGTGATGGACCTTATTGGAAAGATGAGTAATGGTGAAATCAAAGTTGGAATTTCCCACTGGTCTTGAAGTAACCTCCCCTCAAGTTCCAAAACAACCAAGCAGTTCTTTCCTGTGCCtcctttcagtctgtttttcctccagttttctctctgacatGTTCTGCCTGCTCTcgctctcttttctcctccttgtcccctctcctcccttcccttctcCCCCCTTTCAGGACCCTGCCGACTATTATGCAGCAAAGGGCGATTATCTGTATGATAAAGTAGATGGACATCCAGTAGTTGATGGTGTCAGACGCCTTCAGCAACACGAAGCCCATGCACATGTAGTCGTAGGCCCTCATCTTCAAGAACCAGTGAACCCAGTCGAAGATGCTCTGTCCACGAGGACCCAGCTTTGTTCGGACCGAGGCCTCCATGGCGGACTCGGCCGCGATGCACAGGGGGATGGTGAGGAAGGAGAGGTAGTAGCCAGCGTGTAGTCCGTGCCAGTAGGCACTGATAAGCATGGTCCAGCCAGCCCTGAGACgtacagacaaacagaggagatGTTGAAGTACAGACGTGTTACTGTCAGGGGTTCTGCCTTCtgttatttgatttgtttcaggTAAAATATTAAGATGCTGGAGCAGCATGAGGACAGcttgtgtgcaaaaaaaaccaaaaaaaggcaGTTAAAAGTTTTAAACAGTACGttttatattaacaatttaaaatactaataatatataataacaatTATTACATGTGCTCTGTCTTTCAGGAAATAACAAGCAGAAATAGCATCTATAGGGCTACATGTGTAAAATGTAAGCCCCCCCTATTGCCAACAAAtgccatgaaaagaccaaaaccgaCAATGAACTGATCCTGCTAAGTTAAAATTGTCTGATATGCAACAATTTGCATATTCACTCAGAGGGAGTTACAGAGGAAACCAGAAGAAGTGAGATAATGTTGATGTTGGCCTTCTCATGGGATTTATAGACCATAACTAACACAGCATACCCACAGCCGTATTCTTAGTAACATTTTACCTACCAACAACAGAATTAGAATTTTCAAGAGATGGAGCCTCACAGGTATCTTTTGTagaaaatcaatatttaaagatttaaaatattacGAAGAGAGAACGACTAGAACACATGCTCTAAAACAAATGAGCCCATGCAATCGTGCCagtaaaaacaagcagaaagtgCTGCCTGCAAAAAGCCTTACCTGAGAGTGTAGGCTTTGAAGGGGGAGTTGGGGTAGATGTAGTGATGCAGCCACCACTGCACTGTCATGTTCCAGTATCGCATGCCATGTCGGACCTTGACACAGAAGTCAGTGTTGTAGCAGTCAATGTTCTGGATGGTTCTGAAGTCATATTTCTCCTCAGTGTTGGGATCAGGACTGACCACAAAAGAGtgtagaaaaagagaaaacaaactggcATAAATACTAACTgtcaacaacacaaaatgagaaCTCCATCCACACTGAGAAACTGAGTGAGCAAGTGCATATGCATCACCATTTAATATACTTGTTAGTCCTGTGCTACTGTACCTGTAGTTGACAGTGGGTCCTCCTCCAGGTTTGGACAGCGCCTTTTCTGGATAGCAGCCCAGACCTGCACTTATACAACCAGCCTCAGCTCCACACCACGCTGCATAGAAACGCATCCTGAACACGAAGAATATAGCGACCATGTAGAACAACCTGGTGACAGAACGACAGGAAAGGTACATTATTCATCTGtagtttacaaaaaaaactacacGGAAACAACTAAGACACTCGATCTTAATTATCTGGCTAGATAAGATTCATTTTATACTTGTTGTACTTATTTTTATCTGGGCATTGTTTGTATTTATctgtctcattttatttgccTCCTTATAAGACAAAGTGTAGCCAGACCCATGTCAAAGAATTAGTAGAGTAAGATCAGTATACTGAAGTATACAAGTAACCTGGCTCTCACTACTATTTGGAAAATATTCTTAACTAACATTCACCACATTTCAGAAAGAGTTTTGAAAAGCACATGTAGTTTTAAGCCCATATGAGGACACAGTATGACAAAAGTGATGTGTGAGATGTGATTAAAGTCTTAAAAATCAGGTTCCTTCTAATGAAAACCACCATTATCAGGGCTGTGATGCACTGTAATAATACCTAAAGAAAAAGTTCTGATCCAGGAACTCGTCAGTGCGGACGTAGGAGAGCGGAAAAAAAGAGTTGACAACCAGGAACAGAGCGCCGTAGACTGGAACCAGCTTCAGTCGCTGCAGGCAGGGGGCCCAGCAAGGCAGGACCTGCGGGTTCAGCTGCCTCACCCAGTCAATGTATGTTTGGAAGCGAAAGAACGGGCCTTtagggagatggagggatgagatTCAGGAATGTCGAGAAGACAGCGACGGacaaaaaatgaataatcaGGACAATGCAAGACACAAAATGGACCAGCGGGGGACAATGTGGTTCAAGAGAACAGTGGGTGTTGTTGGATAGTAGATGGATGTGGGAAAATTAAGAGAGCAGAGGCATATGAAAAAAGGCTGTAATTTTAAGTAATACTGAGAACAATGTGAACTCACACAATATTGGACAAGTGGCGgagagtgagacaaagagagacaacagtTAGAATCCATGCAAAAGCAAATAGACAAGAACACACGAGTACAAACAGCTCATACACAATCACAGTTCTGAGACGCGTCAGACATTTCCACACACTTACCGGTCATTATACCCACATAACAGTAGCTATAGGACAGAATATCGTAGAGAGAGGGCTCCTCAGACAGACCCCCAATGACCGGAGACTTAGCAAAAGAGCTcacttcctttttcttctctgtgtggaAGCTTTGCACCTCATTGGCTAGACTCACCATCTGAGTTAAAAACAGAGAGATACGCCAAACGTCAGCAAAGACACACGCGGTGTGTTAACGCCGTCGACTTCACCGCTGACGAGGTTTCTGTACCTTGAGAGTGAGAAGCAGCTGGACGGCGTTAGCAAAAGGTGTGGGTGCCGGGAGACCAAACCAAGTGATCAGGCGGAAGAAGAGGAGGTAGAGGAAGGTCCAGGTGAGACTCAATGCTGGAGCATGCCTTGTAGACAGAGACACATGTTATGAGTGAGTTTATATGTCTGCACAGTATCTGCAGCCCAGTATATGTACACTGTTTTGTCCCCTTTGTACCCTCAGAGTCCTGTTGTGTGCTACTGTGTACTATGAGCTAATTAAGAGCTAATTAGTAAATTGTTAGAAAATATTATGTAtctatgtatttgtttgtacaAATATGTATAGAATGTATAGAAATACTTTAACCTACATATACTCAGATATCTATGAGTTTAAAGTAAAGGCTTGTGCATGGGACATTAAGATGCTTAAAGCTTATACACAGACAGGTAAACAgtagataaataataataaaaaaaaaaacaagggatGGAAATACaactacaaaaaagaaaaaaacaagaagtgaaaaagaaaaaatgttacaCAACAAGTATAAGTTTACTTACAATGAAAGCTGTAAATGGAAAGTTATCTAAATTTggtttaagttttgttttttttaatctgcagtaATTTTGATAAAATTTAGTTTGTCTGGACATTTCATTGACTTTACAGACTTGACTTTAATAACTGTACATGAGAGAATAAATGGCAGATGAATCACTACAAAACAGGTGTAAGTAACAGGCCTGTCCTGACATTTTTACTAACATTACGTGGGTCATATAGGCAGAGTCGTTTGTGAAAACATGGATATTTGTCTCTCACCGCCAGCTGCTCTT
This sequence is a window from Scatophagus argus isolate fScaArg1 chromosome 9, fScaArg1.pri, whole genome shotgun sequence. Protein-coding genes within it:
- the mboat7 gene encoding lysophospholipid acyltransferase 7, with amino-acid sequence MSPDELVYLGVLAASIPAGFLFRYLSPPVKQGAALLLGLSITIATCHIHTLHSLVTVIGTWIIIKSSWRHAPALSLTWTFLYLLFFRLITWFGLPAPTPFANAVQLLLTLKMVSLANEVQSFHTEKKKEVSSFAKSPVIGGLSEEPSLYDILSYSYCYVGIMTGPFFRFQTYIDWVRQLNPQVLPCWAPCLQRLKLVPVYGALFLVVNSFFPLSYVRTDEFLDQNFFFRLFYMVAIFFVFRMRFYAAWCGAEAGCISAGLGCYPEKALSKPGGGPTVNYSPDPNTEEKYDFRTIQNIDCYNTDFCVKVRHGMRYWNMTVQWWLHHYIYPNSPFKAYTLRAGWTMLISAYWHGLHAGYYLSFLTIPLCIAAESAMEASVRTKLGPRGQSIFDWVHWFLKMRAYDYMCMGFVLLKASDTINYWMSIYFIIQIIALCCIIVGRVLKGGRREGRRGDKEEKREREQAEHVREKTGGKTD